One segment of Salvia splendens isolate huo1 chromosome 20, SspV2, whole genome shotgun sequence DNA contains the following:
- the LOC121780755 gene encoding zinc finger CCCH domain-containing protein 16-like: MPPKKELCRYFQRGSCQYGTRCKFLHTTPQQSQSNRFGFGAQTSSPNPQPNPFGFDTQTSRTPNQQPNPQPNPFGFGVQSSAHSRGGDGFVSKPNQVKPFDNKWSRFSNVNNSSAPASRPANNQPSAANHTCTTDIESCKRVILEDLENEKPLWKLTCYGHSRNGPCDIVGDISYDELRALAYDDAKHGKDIASIVERERNLLNSKLLEFQNLAQKPYPVSSAPTPSSQNMFGGGSIIAPVANNGFSSQVSSFSQLSGSSNTRSAAAPNFSFGQPNAFQNNTQPSSFQTNNSPFNTSGAFGIQPQHSTTQSFSPFGTSSNNGALSAPQNPFSTPASLPQTGNGPGKQLNFFTNEPITASSAIGLTNTSIQLINNIPTENANVDDGVWTKAQWNVGEIPEEEPPTIYIN, encoded by the exons ATGCCTCCGAAGAAAGAACTCTGTAGGTATTTTCAGCGTGGCAG CTGCCAGTATGGCACCCGTTGTAAGTTTCTTCACACCACGCCACAGCAAAGTCAGAGCAATCGTTTTGGATTTGGCGCTCAAACTAGTTCTCCAAATCCACAGCCAAACCCTTTTGGTTTTGACACTCAAACTAGTcgtactccaaatcagcaaccaAATCCGCAGCCAAACCCTTTTGGTTTTGGTGTTCAGAGCAGTGCACACTCAAGAGGGGGTGATGGCTTTGTATCCAAACCAAATCAAGTCAAG CCATTTGATAATAAGTGGAGTCGTTTTTCCAACGTAAACAATAGCAGTGCTCCTGCTTCAAGGCCAGCTAATAATCAGCCTTCAGCGGCTAATCATAC GTGCACCACTGATATCGAGTCCTGCAAACGGGTGATACTGGAAGACCTCGAAAATGAGAAACCCCTATGGAAACTTACCTGTTATGGTCACAGTCGAAA TGGTCCCTGTGACATTGTCGGTGACATCAGCTATGATGAGTTGCGTGCATTAGCATATGATGATGCCAAACATGGAAAAGACATAGCGTCCATT gttgagagagagaggaattTGCTCAACtccaagttacttgagtttCAGAACCTTGCACAAAAACCTTACCCAGTTTCTTCAGCTCCTACTCCGAGTTCTCAAAATATGTTTGGTGGAGGCAGTATAATTGCTCCAGTCGCCAACAATGGTTTTTCTTCTCAGGTGTCAAGCTTTAGTCAATTGAGTGGATCATCAAACACAAG GTCTGCAGCTGCACCTAATTTTAGCTTTGGTCAACCAAATGCATTCCAGAACAATACTCAGCCATCTAGCTTTCAAACAAACAATTCACCTTTCAACACTTCAG GCGCTTTTGGTATCCAACCTCAACATTCTACCACCCAAAGCTTCTCTCCCTTTGGTACAAGTTCCAACAATGGTGCACTAAGTGCTCCGCAGAATCCATTTTCAACTCCGGCCAGCTTACCACAGACAGGAAATGGGCCGGGTAAACAGTTAAATTTTTTCACCAATGAACCAATTACAGCTTCCAGTGCCATTGGATTGACCAACACCAGCATCCAGTTGAT CAACAACATTCCAACGGAAAACGCTAATGTGGATGATGGCGTTTGGACAAAAGCTCAATGGAATGTCGGCGAG ATCCCAGAAGAAGAGCCTCCGACTATCTACATTAACTAG